From the genome of Glaciihabitans sp. INWT7, one region includes:
- a CDS encoding enoyl-CoA hydratase/isomerase family protein, protein MVLTEDNAGRLTLDRSDGVLTVSLNRPAKYNAIDSTTVHELRRVFVSVGDDASIGAVVITGFGKAFAAGADLGEYAVADAQAFAALTENANELCREIRESPVPVIAAVNGVALGGGFEVVLSCDLVVAAESARFGLPEIKLGLIPGWGGTQRLAQYVGPNRAKQLIFTGETITAHEAAAAGIVNRMTTAEELLEVAGTLAASCASGPRLAIAAAKRAVDGGAFGSPTASTGFALEQSELRGLFASSDGQEGIAAFLAKRPADFTGR, encoded by the coding sequence ATGGTGCTCACTGAGGACAACGCGGGGCGGCTAACGCTCGATCGATCTGATGGCGTTCTCACCGTCAGCCTCAATCGGCCCGCGAAATACAACGCCATCGACTCGACCACCGTTCACGAACTGCGCCGCGTGTTCGTGAGTGTCGGCGATGACGCGTCGATCGGCGCCGTCGTGATCACCGGATTCGGGAAAGCCTTCGCGGCGGGCGCGGACCTCGGCGAATACGCCGTGGCCGACGCCCAGGCGTTCGCGGCCCTGACCGAGAACGCCAACGAACTGTGCCGCGAAATCCGAGAATCGCCGGTTCCCGTGATCGCCGCTGTGAACGGCGTTGCCCTCGGGGGTGGATTCGAAGTCGTGCTGAGTTGCGATCTCGTCGTGGCCGCCGAGTCGGCTCGCTTCGGGCTCCCGGAGATCAAACTCGGGCTCATCCCCGGCTGGGGAGGAACGCAGCGACTTGCCCAGTACGTCGGTCCCAACCGTGCGAAGCAACTGATCTTCACGGGCGAGACGATCACCGCACACGAAGCCGCGGCCGCGGGGATCGTCAATCGGATGACCACAGCAGAGGAACTGCTCGAGGTCGCGGGTACGCTCGCCGCGAGCTGTGCGTCCGGACCTCGGCTGGCGATCGCCGCGGCGAAGCGCGCAGTCGACGGGGGTGCTTTCGGAAGTCCCACGGCATCCACCGGTTTCGCGCTCGAACAGTCGGAGTTGCGTGGCCTGTTCGCATCGAGCGATGGTCAGGAGGGCATTGCCGCCTTCCTCGCGAAGCGCCCTGCCGACTTCACGGGTCGGTGA
- a CDS encoding CaiB/BaiF CoA-transferase family protein: protein MLSGIRVISFTHFLQGPSASQFLADLGAEVIKVEPPTGAFERSWSGPDAYLDGTSVFFLLGNRNQQSFSIDLKAPGARRVLTDLLASADVLIESFRPGAMDRLGLGYNDVAAINPRLIYCSLSGYGSDGPYVDRPGQDVLLQAVSGLAAATGRGGVSPTPVGASIVDQHGATLGALGILAALHGRERTGRGMKVESNLLNAALDLQIEPFAYYLNGFRGERSESGVSSRFYKAPYGVFPTADGFVCLSLNSLATLEKLFGDPWFGGVSETDSYARREEVNRRIVGHLREIPTAEWFARCEAVKVWYAPVNGYEEVVVDPQVLHNESILAFEHPEAGHVEVLAHPITYDGRRPGIRSVPQALGASTRSVLGSLSYTEAEIDELVAEGVILDGAH from the coding sequence ATGCTGTCAGGAATCCGCGTCATCAGCTTCACGCACTTCCTCCAGGGGCCATCTGCCAGCCAGTTCCTCGCCGACCTCGGCGCCGAGGTGATCAAGGTCGAACCACCGACCGGTGCCTTCGAACGAAGCTGGTCTGGCCCGGATGCATACCTCGACGGCACAAGCGTCTTCTTCCTCCTAGGGAACCGCAACCAGCAGAGCTTCAGCATCGACTTGAAGGCCCCGGGTGCTCGACGGGTGCTCACCGATCTGCTTGCTTCGGCCGACGTGCTCATCGAGAGCTTCCGGCCCGGCGCCATGGATCGACTCGGTTTGGGCTACAACGACGTCGCGGCGATCAACCCTCGCCTGATCTACTGCTCGCTCTCCGGATACGGCTCCGATGGCCCGTACGTCGACCGACCGGGACAGGACGTCCTGCTCCAAGCGGTTTCCGGGCTCGCCGCGGCAACGGGGCGAGGCGGGGTCTCCCCCACGCCGGTCGGGGCAAGCATCGTCGATCAGCACGGGGCCACGCTCGGTGCGCTCGGGATCCTGGCGGCTCTGCACGGTCGTGAGCGCACCGGGCGCGGCATGAAAGTCGAGAGCAATCTCTTGAACGCCGCGCTCGACCTCCAGATCGAACCCTTTGCCTACTATCTCAACGGGTTCCGGGGAGAGCGCAGCGAGTCGGGGGTCTCGTCGCGCTTTTACAAGGCGCCGTATGGGGTCTTCCCCACCGCAGATGGCTTCGTCTGCCTTTCTTTGAACTCGCTCGCGACGCTTGAGAAGCTGTTCGGTGATCCGTGGTTCGGTGGGGTGTCGGAAACGGATTCGTACGCACGACGCGAAGAAGTCAACCGTCGGATCGTCGGACATCTCCGTGAGATCCCGACTGCGGAGTGGTTCGCCCGTTGCGAGGCGGTGAAGGTCTGGTACGCACCGGTCAATGGCTATGAGGAGGTCGTGGTGGATCCGCAGGTGCTTCACAATGAATCGATCCTGGCGTTCGAGCACCCGGAGGCCGGGCACGTAGAGGTGCTTGCGCATCCGATCACATACGACGGGCGGAGGCCCGGCATCCGATCTGTTCCCCAGGCGCTCGGCGCCAGCACCCGCAGTGTTCTCGGCTCCCTCTCATACACCGAAGCCGAGATCGACGAGCTCGTGGCAGAGGGAGTGATTCTCGATGGTGCTCACTGA
- a CDS encoding carbohydrate ABC transporter permease, whose translation MTATINPAIVAKDATIAAAPRRKSPVTLGRVLIYVLLGVGGLFMVAPFIWMVLTSFKAPADVNTFSWLPITWHPENYPDAFNLAPFVTYFRNSIIVVVGQTVPTMILSSAAGYALARLPVRGADRILNYFIILLVIPFQILIIPLFLVVRAIPLAGGNDILGQGGTGWINTFFALIVPFITSPIYVFLARQFFVSLPTDLADAARVDGVSEVGIFFRIMAPLAKPAFVTIALFSIEAGWNGFIWPLVATSSLDLRPIQFGLASFVASASGAAGEVQWSYLMAIATLAMLPMILLFVFGQRFFIQGVATAGLKG comes from the coding sequence ATGACCGCAACGATTAACCCTGCGATCGTGGCGAAGGATGCCACGATCGCAGCGGCGCCGAGACGCAAGTCCCCCGTCACGCTGGGGCGCGTCCTGATCTATGTGCTGCTCGGGGTTGGCGGTCTCTTCATGGTGGCGCCGTTCATCTGGATGGTGTTGACGTCGTTCAAGGCGCCCGCCGATGTGAACACCTTCTCTTGGCTGCCCATCACCTGGCATCCTGAGAACTACCCGGATGCCTTCAACCTGGCACCGTTCGTCACGTACTTCCGCAACAGCATCATCGTGGTGGTTGGGCAGACGGTTCCCACGATGATCCTGTCTTCGGCGGCCGGCTATGCACTCGCTCGGCTTCCGGTGCGTGGTGCAGACCGGATCCTGAACTACTTCATCATCCTGTTGGTGATCCCCTTCCAGATTCTGATCATCCCGCTCTTCCTCGTCGTCCGCGCGATCCCGTTGGCGGGTGGAAATGACATCCTGGGGCAGGGAGGAACGGGCTGGATCAACACCTTCTTCGCCCTGATCGTTCCGTTCATCACCAGCCCGATCTACGTGTTCCTGGCGCGACAGTTCTTCGTCTCGCTTCCCACCGACTTGGCGGACGCAGCTCGCGTCGACGGCGTCTCCGAGGTCGGGATCTTCTTCCGAATCATGGCTCCGCTGGCCAAGCCCGCCTTCGTAACGATTGCCTTGTTCAGCATCGAAGCGGGCTGGAACGGGTTCATCTGGCCGCTTGTGGCGACGAGCTCGCTCGACCTGCGACCGATTCAGTTCGGCTTGGCGAGCTTCGTCGCGAGTGCGTCCGGGGCCGCCGGCGAGGTGCAATGGTCGTATCTCATGGCGATCGCGACACTCGCGATGCTGCCGATGATTCTTCTGTTCGTGTTCGGCCAGCGTTTCTTCATCCAGGGAGTCGCCACGGCCGGGCTCAAGGGTTAA
- a CDS encoding hydroxyacid dehydrogenase: MSAPLDIILDIPPRLEAMFFDDDLQTRLRSVGIVRRVDYRVGDNDPRMSAEVVVTGWGSRRLPDHLESSDRLRFVAHSAGTIREFVPRSLIDDGVLVSQAAFGMATSVAELALVFTITLLRNLHLTTRLMEASHDWSAAASITAGPALAGSRVGVVGASRVGRAYIDLVRAAGAEVVVYDPYLDLESAARLGVTLSDLDDLLASCRVVAVHAPVTPETRHLLDRRRLSLICDGGVLVNTARSAIVDIEALTDELVTGRLSAGLDVFDEEPLPSTNRLWGLPNVILTPHVGGITRHAQHLQGLIVVEEIERLAAGRPLEFTVPSDRYDILA, encoded by the coding sequence GTGAGCGCCCCACTCGACATCATTCTCGACATTCCGCCACGGCTGGAGGCGATGTTCTTCGACGACGACCTTCAGACGCGGCTGCGATCGGTGGGCATAGTCCGCCGCGTTGACTATCGGGTCGGAGATAATGACCCCAGGATGTCGGCCGAGGTCGTCGTGACTGGCTGGGGTTCGAGGCGGCTTCCCGACCACCTCGAATCGTCGGATCGGCTCAGGTTCGTCGCCCATAGCGCGGGGACGATCCGGGAGTTCGTTCCGAGGTCGCTGATCGACGACGGCGTCCTGGTGAGCCAGGCTGCGTTCGGGATGGCGACTTCGGTTGCCGAGCTTGCGCTCGTCTTCACGATCACCTTGCTGCGCAATCTCCACCTGACCACGCGACTGATGGAGGCCAGCCACGATTGGTCGGCCGCGGCGTCCATAACTGCGGGCCCGGCACTCGCCGGTTCACGAGTCGGTGTCGTCGGCGCGAGCAGGGTGGGGCGCGCGTACATCGATTTGGTTCGAGCCGCCGGAGCTGAGGTAGTTGTTTACGATCCCTACTTGGATCTCGAGTCGGCAGCTCGCTTAGGCGTCACCCTCAGCGACCTCGACGACTTGTTGGCCAGCTGTCGGGTCGTCGCTGTCCATGCGCCGGTCACTCCAGAGACCCGGCACCTTCTCGATCGTCGCCGACTTTCGCTCATTTGCGACGGCGGCGTCTTGGTCAACACTGCCCGGTCAGCAATCGTCGATATCGAAGCGCTGACCGACGAACTGGTCACCGGACGACTGAGCGCGGGCCTCGATGTGTTCGACGAGGAGCCGCTGCCGTCGACGAACCGTCTGTGGGGGCTACCGAACGTGATCTTGACGCCTCACGTCGGGGGTATCACCCGTCATGCGCAGCATCTGCAGGGGCTCATCGTCGTCGAGGAGATTGAGAGGCTGGCGGCCGGCCGGCCGCTCGAGTTCACGGTCCCGTCCGATCGGTACGACATCCTCGCCTGA
- a CDS encoding FAD-dependent oxidoreductase, translating to MTEHDFSAWSSTSGSRPASPPPVLADVDLVVVGAGAAGVAAATVAAEAGLSVILIERYGFAGGAAVAGMSGTICGMYLASDNGRGPEQVVYGFAERFRAALDHRGGLTPPQKYGKTWTSAHDPLMWRETADDLLITAGVRILFHTVVSGVVVTGATVTGVIIESNAGVSSVIARRVIDASGDAAVIARAGGGHRFGDHGRIQNPTMFFRLGNVDVPTFLAGYGPDTICPPEVTAKILAARATGANLPRQHIWIFTSTRPGELLVNATRLSARNGSMLNVIDPADFTEAEVAGRRQVREYAAFLAQELAGCGNSYVVDTGVEVGIRQTRSVIGALTLSNQDVVEARKRPTDGICRAPWPIELHDGDRPKLHWLIDDYYDVPYLSLVPERLENVIVAGRCLSAEHEALASARVTAQCFEYGHAAGRAAVMSIATGDAFRHLNQAALRAEMIAGGSAL from the coding sequence GTGACAGAACACGATTTCTCGGCGTGGTCGTCGACCAGTGGTTCACGCCCAGCGTCCCCTCCCCCCGTCCTCGCCGACGTCGACCTCGTTGTCGTCGGGGCTGGGGCCGCGGGGGTGGCGGCGGCAACCGTCGCCGCGGAGGCCGGGCTGTCGGTCATCTTGATCGAGCGCTACGGCTTCGCTGGTGGAGCGGCCGTCGCGGGCATGTCCGGAACGATCTGCGGGATGTATTTGGCGAGCGACAACGGCCGGGGCCCCGAACAAGTGGTGTACGGCTTCGCAGAGAGATTCCGCGCAGCGCTCGACCACCGGGGCGGGCTGACGCCGCCCCAGAAATACGGCAAGACCTGGACGAGCGCGCACGACCCGTTGATGTGGCGCGAGACCGCGGATGACCTGCTCATCACCGCGGGAGTCCGCATCCTCTTTCACACCGTCGTCTCCGGCGTCGTGGTGACCGGGGCAACGGTCACTGGGGTGATCATCGAGTCGAACGCCGGGGTGTCGTCCGTCATCGCGCGTCGGGTGATCGATGCATCGGGCGACGCCGCGGTGATCGCCCGGGCCGGTGGCGGACACCGATTCGGCGACCACGGCCGCATCCAGAATCCCACCATGTTCTTCCGGCTCGGCAACGTCGACGTCCCGACTTTCCTGGCGGGCTACGGACCGGACACGATCTGTCCACCTGAAGTGACAGCGAAGATTCTCGCGGCGCGCGCGACAGGCGCGAACCTTCCGCGGCAACACATCTGGATTTTCACCAGCACCCGGCCCGGTGAACTCCTGGTGAATGCAACTCGGCTCAGCGCCCGCAACGGGTCGATGCTCAACGTGATCGACCCCGCCGACTTCACCGAAGCGGAAGTCGCCGGCCGCCGGCAGGTGCGCGAATATGCCGCCTTCCTCGCCCAGGAGCTCGCTGGCTGCGGTAACAGCTACGTCGTCGACACGGGTGTGGAAGTGGGCATCCGACAAACCCGAAGCGTCATCGGCGCGCTGACGCTCTCAAACCAGGATGTGGTCGAAGCCCGCAAGCGGCCGACCGACGGTATTTGCCGGGCCCCCTGGCCGATCGAACTGCACGATGGAGACCGCCCGAAACTCCACTGGCTGATCGACGACTACTACGACGTGCCGTACCTGAGCCTCGTGCCCGAGCGGCTCGAGAACGTGATCGTGGCAGGTCGCTGCCTCAGCGCCGAACACGAGGCGCTGGCGTCGGCACGGGTGACCGCACAGTGCTTCGAGTACGGGCACGCGGCCGGACGTGCTGCGGTAATGTCCATCGCGACCGGCGACGCCTTCCGACATCTCAATCAGGCCGCCCTGCGGGCCGAGATGATCGCCGGTGGCAGCGCGCTGTGA
- a CDS encoding DUF624 domain-containing protein, giving the protein MRIVGAISALGTALLLQVCFVVCALPVITAVPAAIALQRSFSDDRAGEKVGVLSYLRQFTVAWRQSWPLGVIGALLAVGLVVGGLFWLSVHAPLGYVAVGTLSFIAGLAAATYLNLLSCADRERETGWRPLFAETRAALVGRPLRSLGGVVMLAAWYFVLVSVSPLVLVGSGLVPTLIARFVIEPPVRQQLAED; this is encoded by the coding sequence ATGCGCATTGTCGGCGCCATCTCCGCGCTCGGGACGGCGTTGCTCCTGCAGGTCTGTTTCGTGGTCTGCGCCCTCCCGGTGATCACGGCCGTGCCCGCAGCGATCGCCCTTCAGCGGTCGTTCTCCGACGATCGCGCCGGTGAGAAGGTCGGCGTTCTCAGCTATCTGCGCCAGTTCACCGTCGCATGGCGACAGAGTTGGCCGCTCGGCGTCATCGGCGCTCTTCTTGCTGTAGGGCTCGTCGTCGGCGGGCTCTTCTGGCTCTCCGTTCACGCCCCGCTGGGCTACGTCGCCGTCGGAACACTGAGCTTTATCGCGGGTCTCGCGGCCGCCACCTATCTCAACCTGCTCAGCTGCGCGGACCGGGAACGCGAGACAGGATGGCGGCCGCTCTTTGCCGAGACCCGAGCGGCGCTGGTAGGGCGACCACTTCGCAGCCTGGGTGGCGTCGTCATGCTCGCCGCCTGGTACTTCGTCCTGGTCTCCGTTTCCCCGCTGGTCCTGGTCGGGTCGGGGCTCGTTCCAACCCTCATCGCGCGCTTTGTGATCGAGCCTCCGGTGCGCCAGCAGCTCGCCGAAGACTGA
- a CDS encoding LacI family DNA-binding transcriptional regulator has product MPDRSAATLGDVARLAGVSQSVASRALNDDRMARISASTRERVKGAASKLDYIPDHTARALRAGRAGALALVVPDVGNAVFSELFAGVRAASAAERVTVLLGQLNEPSVVEEGLSGIAGNGRVDGIILQRPERMTDAELEALLDVRAPVVLFNSVLRRRMGSVILDDHRAAWIATDYLLSLGHTRIGLIGGTREHDAARRREAGYREAMHHAGRRIDLAWVSSTGWEAEAAAGALEDVLAGTRRPTALVVASVNAAIGVVAAALRRGLRIPDDLSIVSIQDTWVAGMMVPSVTVVRMPLREAGTAAARMLLAYASGGGLHNVVITDPAPVLVVRESTARLA; this is encoded by the coding sequence ATGCCGGACCGTTCCGCTGCGACTCTAGGAGACGTCGCTCGTCTCGCCGGGGTGTCCCAGTCGGTCGCGTCGCGGGCGCTCAACGACGACCGGATGGCGCGAATCAGCGCCAGCACTCGAGAGCGAGTGAAAGGCGCGGCGAGCAAACTCGACTACATCCCCGATCACACCGCGAGGGCCCTTCGTGCGGGGCGTGCGGGCGCACTTGCGCTCGTAGTGCCGGATGTCGGTAACGCGGTGTTCTCGGAGCTATTCGCGGGAGTCCGCGCCGCGTCGGCGGCCGAACGCGTGACCGTTCTCCTCGGCCAGCTCAACGAGCCATCTGTCGTCGAAGAGGGCCTCTCCGGTATCGCCGGCAACGGTCGCGTCGACGGGATCATTCTCCAGCGACCCGAGCGGATGACCGATGCCGAGCTGGAGGCACTGCTGGACGTTCGCGCCCCGGTGGTCTTGTTCAACTCTGTGCTGCGTCGTCGCATGGGCTCTGTGATCCTCGACGACCATCGGGCCGCGTGGATTGCGACCGACTATCTGCTCTCACTCGGGCACACTCGGATTGGTCTGATCGGCGGAACTCGCGAGCACGACGCCGCTCGCCGCCGCGAGGCGGGGTATCGCGAGGCCATGCACCATGCGGGCCGACGGATCGACTTGGCCTGGGTCAGCAGCACCGGATGGGAAGCAGAGGCCGCCGCCGGAGCTCTGGAGGATGTGCTCGCGGGGACCAGGAGGCCGACTGCCCTGGTGGTCGCCAGTGTCAACGCCGCGATCGGCGTGGTCGCGGCGGCGCTGCGACGAGGGCTGCGCATCCCGGACGACCTCTCGATCGTCTCGATCCAAGACACCTGGGTTGCCGGCATGATGGTGCCGTCGGTCACCGTGGTGAGGATGCCGCTGCGCGAAGCGGGCACAGCGGCGGCCCGGATGCTGCTCGCGTACGCGTCTGGTGGCGGCCTCCACAACGTCGTGATCACGGATCCGGCACCCGTACTCGTCGTTCGCGAGTCGACGGCGCGACTCGCCTGA